Proteins encoded together in one Amblyomma americanum isolate KBUSLIRL-KWMA chromosome 1, ASM5285725v1, whole genome shotgun sequence window:
- the LOC144115251 gene encoding uncharacterized protein LOC144115251: MPTTCVAYGCNARYVKGSKLGFFRFPNASRDRLRREAWIKAVRRLDDRGRHWAPSSASRLCGNHFETGRPRMSPRHRDFVPTLFSFSCKKAKRASAVSRFQRAMERTKKKKLREQGSTPSGTLVSAVQGGGDDDMVIDGDSEGDLHGTQSQQSSDLCCSWRFFKQRPK; the protein is encoded by the exons atgcctacgacgtgtgttgcatacggctgcaatgcccgatatgtaaagggaagcaaactcggattttttcgctttccgaacgcttcccgggaccgccttcgacgcgaagcgtggataaaagcagttcgccggctcgacgatcgtggccgccattgggcaccgtcaagcgcTTCAAGACTGTGTGGGAATCACTTTgagacag GGAGGCCTCGGATGTCACCGCGGCACcgagacttcgttccgacgcttttttcTTTCTCATGCAAGAAGGCAAAacgggcaagtgctgtgagccgctttcaacgcgcgatggagcggacaaaaaaaaagaagctacgagagcaag GTAGCACACCATCTGGCACTCTTGTTTCTGCAGTACAGGGCGGTGGAG ATGACGACATGGTCATCGATGGTGACAGTGAAGGAGATTTGCATG GTACTCAGAGCCAACAGTCTTCTGATTTATGCTGCAGCTGGCGCTTCTTCAAACAGAG GCCAAAATGA